The Clostridium beijerinckii genomic sequence CTACATGTACAATTTATGTAATTTATGGTAAAATACCTTTAATAATCTCGCATATTTATAGAATATTTATGCAGATATAAATATTAGTAATATATAGTTATGGAAGGTATCTATATGCAAAATAATGAATTTCTATTAATAAATAATATAATTTATCAGATATATAGCATTCCGGATTTTGATACAATGAAAATAACATTTTTGAACCTACTAAAAATGTTAATTCCTAATACAGCCTCCAGTATTTTAATGGCTGACCATACTAATTCGAAGAACTTGGTATGTGATCCCATCTGTGTCCCTGAGGTTTACTCAGATACTGAAAAAAATTACCTTTTAAATGAAGATGAAGATTATACTCGTTGGGTAATGTTGAGCGGACAATGCCTACTTATTCGTGAAAGCGATTTAATGCCTGAAGAAGAGAGAGTGAAAACAGTACTATATAAGAAATGCTACGAGCCATTTAGGCTTCATTACTCATTACAATTAAATCTCGTATATAATGATTTATTTTTAGGAGTTCTCACAATTTATCGTAGACGAGAAGAAGGAGATTTTACCTCCGATGAGATGTTCATTGTAAAGGCCTTTAGCGATCATCTCAATCTTCGCTTTTATGAATATTATACAAAGGATTCAAAAAATTCTTCCAATATATCGTTCTCTATGGCAAATCTAGCCTCGAAGTATAATTTAACGAATCGTGAAGTAGAAGTTTTACAATTAATTTTTCAGGATATGAATAATGATGAAATTGCTAACAAACTTTATATAAGTGGATATACACTAAAAAAACACATTCAGAATTTATACCGCAAATTCAATGTGTCTACTAAATGGAACTTGTTAAAATTTAGAGAATAACCTTACTTTAAGGACGCTACAAAGTACCCGAAATGTAAAAATACTTGCAGTGCAGAAATATTTTAAATTTACTACAAAAATCAGAAATAGAATATATGTGAAGAAGTATGTAAAGTGATAGCAGCACAAAGAAAGAGAATACATATATGTGGAGCAGGCATTGAAAAATAAGCTGCCGTAATATCTTAATGGGAAGTTGTTCCGCTTTTGCTTGTCCTGCGCTTGTCACAGGAGCATGCAGAAGTGGTGCAACTTTCCATTTAGATATTCTCAGCGAAATTTTTCACAGTCCTGAGGAACATATATGTATTCTCTTTCGGTTGTTCTCGCTTCACTTTATATTCTTCACAAAACCAATTTTAATGTTCGTACCAGCCAATTGGTCCTGGGGTTAAATTAATGTTTATTTGTTTTATTTCTTGGTATTCTTCTAAACCGTGGACACCTAGTTCTCTACCATATCCACTCATTTTATATCCTCCCCATGGTGCTTCGTTGAAAGTTGGATTATAACAATTAATCCACGTGATACCTGCTCTAATTTCCTTTATTACTTTTAATGCTATAGTTCCATCTGATGTAAATACTGCTCCTGCTAAACCGTAGATTGTATCATTAGCTAAGGCTATAGCTTCCTCTTCTGTTTTAAATGTTTGAATTGTTACAACTGGTCCAAAGATTTCTTCTTTTACAATTGTCATATCTGAAGTACAGTTGTCGAATATAGTTGGTCTCACATAATATCCTTCTGCACATTCTCCTTCTGTGTATCTTTCTCCACCACAAACTAGGGTTGCACCTTCATTCTTACCTATCTCAATATATTTTAATACTGTTTCCATATGTTCTTTTGAAACTAACGGACCCATATCTGGATTATTTACTGGATTTCCTATAGTCATTGCATTTGCTTTTTCTGCAAGACGTGCTACAAACTTATCCTTAATTGACTCCTCGATAATAATACGAGAACCTGCTGAACAAACTTCACCTTGATTAAAGAATATACCAACCATGGCCCATTCAACTGCTCCTTCAAAGTCCGCATCTGCAAAAATAATATTTGGTGATTTCCCCCCAAGTTCTAGGCCAACTTTTTTAAGGTTTCCTACAGCAGCTCTTGCAATACTTTGTCCTACTTCTGTGCTTCCTGTGAAAGTAACCATGTCTATATCATTACTTTCAGCTATTTCCTGCCCTACAGTTCCACCTGAACCTAATACCAAATTAACAGATCCCTTTGGAAGCCCTATTTCATCAAATATTTCAAATAATGCAATTGTTGATAAAGGAGTATTTGAGCTAGGTTTAAATACGACACTGTTTCCTGCCGCAATAGCTGGCGCTAACTTCCAAACTGCCATTAAAAATGGGTAGTTCCATGGAGTGATTTGTCCACATACCCCTACTGGTTCATGCACTGTATATGAGTGCATTTGCCCAAATCCATCATTTACATCATAAACTCCTCCATATGGTTTTGTGATTAAGCCTGCATAATATCTAAAACAATGAATTCCGTCATCTATGTCACCTTCTGCCTCACGAAGAGGTTTTCCATTATCTATTGTATCGAGCATTGCAAATTTATCTCTTTTTTCTGCTATCTTATCTGCAATTTGTAAAAGAATATCAGCACGAGCTTGTGCATTCATTCTCCTCCATTCACCTTTTCCATAAAAAGATTCTTTTGCA encodes the following:
- a CDS encoding helix-turn-helix domain-containing protein, yielding MQNNEFLLINNIIYQIYSIPDFDTMKITFLNLLKMLIPNTASSILMADHTNSKNLVCDPICVPEVYSDTEKNYLLNEDEDYTRWVMLSGQCLLIRESDLMPEEERVKTVLYKKCYEPFRLHYSLQLNLVYNDLFLGVLTIYRRREEGDFTSDEMFIVKAFSDHLNLRFYEYYTKDSKNSSNISFSMANLASKYNLTNREVEVLQLIFQDMNNDEIANKLYISGYTLKKHIQNLYRKFNVSTKWNLLKFRE
- a CDS encoding aldehyde dehydrogenase family protein, with product MEIKKMYINGEWVEATSKKTRDVINPANGQVIAKTTEGGIEDTKLAIAAAKESFYGKGEWRRMNAQARADILLQIADKIAEKRDKFAMLDTIDNGKPLREAEGDIDDGIHCFRYYAGLITKPYGGVYDVNDGFGQMHSYTVHEPVGVCGQITPWNYPFLMAVWKLAPAIAAGNSVVFKPSSNTPLSTIALFEIFDEIGLPKGSVNLVLGSGGTVGQEIAESNDIDMVTFTGSTEVGQSIARAAVGNLKKVGLELGGKSPNIIFADADFEGAVEWAMVGIFFNQGEVCSAGSRIIIEESIKDKFVARLAEKANAMTIGNPVNNPDMGPLVSKEHMETVLKYIEIGKNEGATLVCGGERYTEGECAEGYYVRPTIFDNCTSDMTIVKEEIFGPVVTIQTFKTEEEAIALANDTIYGLAGAVFTSDGTIALKVIKEIRAGITWINCYNPTFNEAPWGGYKMSGYGRELGVHGLEEYQEIKQININLTPGPIGWYEH